In Mercurialis annua linkage group LG5, ddMerAnnu1.2, whole genome shotgun sequence, a single genomic region encodes these proteins:
- the LOC126681992 gene encoding uncharacterized protein LOC126681992, with the protein MFNVRNNNISDVLLLLGRSILVCSTTANELIHSATRRKEKLLVLKLDFQKALDSVDWEYLILLCMDFPQKWIQWISSCCLSTGTTSVLVNGSLVDSIMLRRGVRQGDPISPYLFLIARGGTFGCGINFGCKIDSFPIRYMGFPLSNKKLYVGAWDALVERLVLIKSVLFSVPVYFMSLFNMLGSVQKQLESYMIRFLWKGLGIYNLKVRNQSLLFKWVWKVRINNRESLRHSVISSCSLIVD; encoded by the exons ATGTTCAATGTCcgaaataataatattagtgaTGTCTTGTTGCTTTTG GGTAGAAGTATTCTTGTATGTTCCACTACAGCGAATGAGTTGATTCATTCAGCAACCAGACGGAAGGAAAAATTACTTGTTTTAAAGTTGGATTTTCAGAAGGCTTTGGACAGTGTAGACTGGGAGTATTTGATTTTGCTTTGTATGGACTTCCCTCAGAAGTGGATTCAGTGGATATCCTCCTGCTGTCTATCTACGGGAACTACTTCTGTGTTGGTTAATGGCAGTCTGGTTGATTCTATTATGCTAAGGAGGGGTGTGAGACAAGGGGATCCAATCTCTCCATATCTTTTTCTCATTGCG AGAGGAGGAACTTTTGGCTGCGGCATAAATTTTGGTTGCAAAATCGACTCTTTTCCTATTAGATATATGGGCTTTCCACTTTCGAACAAAAAGCTTTATGTTGGTGCTTGGGATGCTTTAGTAGAACG GTTAGTTCTTATCAAATCAGTTTTATTTAGTGTACCGGTGTATTTTATGTCTTTGTTTAATATGCTTGGGTCGGTTCAGAAGCAATTAGAGTCGTATATGATTCGCTTTTTGTGGAAGG GGTTGGGCATTTATAATCTTAAGGTTAGGAATCAAAGTTTACTCTTTAAATGGGTGTGGAAAGTACGGATTAACAACAGGGAGTCGCTTAGGCATAGTGTTATTTCAAGTTGCTCCCTCATTGTTGATTAG
- the LOC130014760 gene encoding flavonol sulfotransferase-like, whose translation MAATSLPSPAIETDQEYSAALKLYNEIIPTLPKSKGWWFDHLSQYKGFWLSSQFAVKGVIFIHNHFIFKPDDIILSTYPKCGTTWLRALLFAIVNRNVYDFSNHPLLKSNPQDFVPFLEGFVYYGPSVFDNLPSPRLLSTHLPFSLFPESITTASGCGKFVYICRNPKDVLVSKWHFAQKIRPKELPPFSFEEAFEMFCNGVSHYGPYWDHVLSYWRASLEAPEKVLFLKYEDMKKEPLVHVKRLAEFIGQPFSVEEEDNGVVEEIIKLCSFEKLSNLEVNKRSTKTNEKFIIKNSDFFRKGEVGDWKNHLTSEMAARIDQITEEKLHGSGLTFA comes from the coding sequence ATGGCAGCAACTTCACTACCATCTCCGGCGATCGAAACCGATCAAGAATACAGCGCCGCCTTAAAACTCTACAATGAAATAATCCCAACTCTTCCCAAATCAAAAGGCTGGTGGTTTGATCATCTCTCTCAATACAAAGGCTTCTGGTTATCATCACAATTTGCAGTAAAAGGTGTCATCTTCATTCACAATCATTTCATCTTTAAACCTGATGATATTATCCTATCAACCTATCCAAAATGTGGCACCACTTGGCTTCGAGCTTTATTATTCGCCATtgttaatcgaaacgtttacgatTTCTCAAATCACCCTTTGCTTAAGAGCAACCCTCAAGATTTTGTTCCATTTTTAGAAGGGTTTGTATATTATGGTCCATCGGTTTTCGACAATCTCCCTTCGCCAAGATTGCTCTCGACTCACcttcctttttctttatttccAGAATCTATTACGACCGCTTCTGGTTGCGGCAAGTTTGTTTACATTTGCCGTAACCCTAAAGATGTCCTTGTTTCCAAATGGCACTTTGCTCAGAAGATAAGACCGAAAGAGCTACCGCCTTTTTCATTCGAAGAAGCTTTTGAGATGTTCTGCAATGGAGTTTCACATTACGGGCCGTACTGGGATCATGTGCTGAGTTACTGGCGAGCGAGTTTAGAAGCGCCCGAGAAGGTATTGTTCTTGAAATACGAGGATATGAAAAAAGAACCGCTGGTTCATGTTAAGAGATTGGCTGAGTTTATAGGACAGCCATTTTCAGTGGAGGAGGAAGATAACGGGGTTGTGGAAGAAATAATAAAGCTGTGTAGCTTTGAGAAGTTGAGCAATTTGGAAGTGAATAAAAGAAGTACAAAAACCAATGAGAAGTTCATTATTAAAAATTCTGATTTTTTCAGGAAAGGTGAGGTTGgagattggaagaatcatttaACATCTGAGATGGCAGCTCGTATAGACCAGATTACAGAGGAAAAACTTCATGGCTCTGGTCTAACCTTTGCTTGA
- the LOC126681667 gene encoding cytosolic sulfotransferase 17-like yields the protein MATHATSPPTESEHHSATLKHFNEIIPTLPKSKAWWRFDHLFQYNGFWLSSEPAIKAHMLLQHHHFISKPDDIILSTSPKCGTTWHRALLFATVNRNAYDFSDHPLLKSNPQDLVPFLEATVCHDPSQLENLPSPRLLSTHLPFSLFPESLTNTSGCAKFVYICRNPKDVLVSKWHFAQKIRSKELPPFSFEEAFEMFCGGVSHYGPYWDHVLSYWRASLEAPEKVLFLKYEDMKKEPVVHVMRLAEFIGKKFSAEEQDNGVVEEIIKLCSFEKLSNLEVNKGSTKTNEKFIIKNSDFFRKGEVGDWKNHLTSEMAARIDQITEEKFQGFGLTFA from the coding sequence ATGGCTACACATGCAACTTCACCGCCAACAGAATCCGAACACCACAGCGCCACCTTGAAACACTTCAATGAAATAATCCCAACTCTTCCTAAATCAAAAGCCTGGTGGCGTTTTGATCATCTCTTTCAATACAATGGCTTCTGGTTATCATCAGAACCAGCAATAAAAGCCCACATGCTTCTTCAACATCATCACTTCATCTCTAAACCTGACGATATAATCTTATCAACTTCTCCTAAATGTGGCACCACATGGCACCGAGCTTTGCTATTCGCCACCGTTAATCGAAACGCTTACGATTTCTCGGATCACCCTTTGCTTAAGAGTAACCCTCAAGATTTGGTTCCGTTTTTAGAAGCAACTGTATGTCATGATCCATCACAGCTTGAGAATCTCCCTTCGCCGAGATTGCTCTCGACTCACCTCCCTTTTTCTTTATTTCCAGAGTCTCTGACCAACACTTCTGGTTGCGCCAAGTTTGTTTATATTTGCCGTAACCCTAAAGATGTTCTTGTTTCCAAATGGCACTTTGCTCAGAAGATAAGATCTAAAGAACTGCCACCCTTTTCATTTGAAGAAGCTTTTGAGATGTTCTGCGGTGGAGTTTCGCATTACGGGCCGTATTGGGACCATGTGCTGAGTTACTGGAGAGCGAGTTTAGAAGCGCCCGAGAAGGTATTGTTCTTGAAATACGAGGATATGAAAAAAGAACCTGTGGTTCATGTGATGAGATTGGCTGAGTTTATAGGAAAGAAATTTTCAGCTGAAGAGCAAGATAATGGTGTGGTTGAAGAAATTATAAAGCTGTGTAGCTTTGAGAAGTTGAGCAATTTGGAAGTGAATAAAGGAAGTACAAAAACCAATGAGaaattcattataaaaaattCTGATTTTTTCAGGAAAGGTGAGGTTGGAGATTGGAAAAATCATTTAACATCTGAGATGGCAGCTCGTATAGACCAGATTACAGAGGAGAAATTCCAAGGCTTTGGTCTAACCTTTGCTTGA